The genomic DNA ATACTGACTGCAGCTGTTATTCTTCTGTCTAATTCCTTTTTATTTAATGATCTATTTGTATGAGGCGTCTGAAGGAGTTTgaataaagaaacacaacaaatccTCAATCCTCACTTGTTCAACCTGAACATGCCTCGACTTTTGTTTCCTATGAATGGAAACTCGGGCCTAGTCTCTGCCACATCACCAGCCAGCTCCTAAAGTTCATCAGGGTGTCACTCCAGATCCAGACACTCCTTCCTGCGGTAGCGTTCTGTAAAAGGCATCATTAAGGGTGAGAACATCCTGCCTGATGTCGACGCCTTCAGCCCTCCTGTTATCTGCCTGCAGTCTGTGTGTATCTTGGATCTTTGGACCTTGAGTTCTCAGCATGCCGCTTGTTTTTACTGTACCTGAGTGAAACTAGAAATAAGATAATTCTTTCTATATACCTAAAGATGTACTTCAGTAACACTTGGTTTATTGTGACAAGTTTACAGAAAAGTCCTGTAGACGATCTGGATTCCTCTTTGGTGGCTGATGGTCCTGTTTTGTATCTCAGCAGCtccttgtttttgtgtctgaagcattttaaaatgattctgTCTGAAGGAGGAATAATTGGTGTCTTTCTTATCAGCTGCAGTCGATGAGGAAGACCAGCAGGGGACGCCACAGAGCCTGAGATATGGGGCGCCGATTGTAAAGTAAATCTATATGTTCaattttaaatctaaatctaaatgttatattaaaagctaaatgttaaatataaatctaaatgttaaatctaaatctaaatgttaaatttaaatctaaataaaaaatctaaatctaaatgttgaattgaaataTGAATGCTAAAagtgaaatataaatgttaaatctaaatctaaatgttaaatgttaaatctaaatccaaATGTTaattctaaatctaaatctaaatgttaaatttaaatctaaatgttaagtataaatctaaatgttaaatttaaatctaaatgttaagtataaatctaaatgttaaatatgaatacaaatgttgaatttgaataaaaatgctaaatgttaaatcttaatGTCAGGGGTGAAGttaaatatttagctaatatgCAAATGTACACTGCCTGTCACTGGAAGTACCAACATAAAAGCTCATTGAAGCTCAACAAGCTCTATCCGTGATTTTCTTCGGGTAGTCAGATGAAGTGATGTCCAGCAATTTAGCTGGAAACATTGATAGGGCCGTTTTAGCAGCAATACAGATGTTCAGCAATGCATCTGCAATGACAGGTACAGCGACAGCAGCCCTTTTCACAGAGTCGCATAGTCACAgtggtggttcgccaattctccgccacTGTTTCttcacacagagacaagcagctTTATGTTtgatgggtcaggatctcaatcccAACACATTATTACAGCACCCATATGATTATAACTGTCAGCAGgttcatgtttagattaacaggaagACATCTTGGGTAACACCTTGAAAAAAGCACaccaacgtcatcatcatgaggTGTACTGTCACAGATCCCTCTCTGCAGTGCCGCCTTTCTGTGTGAaacacagcggttcgtctttatgcTGCCGCTGTTTGGCTctgtgttaacaaacaatggTGGAGAACTGGCAAACCGCTGCTGCGTTGATAATGCAGCGACTCCGTGAAAAGGGCTAACACAGCACTCAgtaacttttattttggtactttCGGTAAAAGGCACTGTGCATTTGcatattagctaaatatttagtttcacccgTGACATTAAGaacattcatatttatatttaacatttaaatgtaatatttatatttatatataacatttatctttatatataacatgtatatttatatttaacattgaACATTTAGATTCATATCTAGCctatatatttaacatttagatttagattttacatttagatttagattttgattaaacatttagatttagtaTTTAACTTTTTGATTCAGATTTTacattgacatattttttttacaacagaATTGactatcacaaagttcacaaatgttgccgtaaatctggtcaaaagtaacatgaaaaaattcacatctgtttttttttaatggggtttgttgctaaatgtggtgaaaagttgctgtttattttagcatgctcAACTTTGCAATTGGTGCCCCATACTGAGATGCTGCTGTGCAGCACCTGTTCACCTTCCTGACAGTACCAGTCATCCACCTCCAGACCATCCACCTCTGGGTCAACGACACCCCCTCCCTGCCCACACTGTGGAGAATCTGTGGAGACCCCTAACCTGAACAAGGGCCTCGTTTTTTGTGAGAAGACGGCACAGACTCATTGTTTGAACCACCAGGACTTGTGAAAGAGGTGCAGCGGCTCCTCCTGATTTTTCTTGGTCTGGTTTCTGCTTTATTTTGCAAGAATTTCAATTCAAATTGTTTCACAGCTTTGGTTTAAATAAGTTTTTTCTTTCCAGGAAATATGTTCCTGTATAAAAGTTACCAAAtgaactttatttaaaacaaactcattagaaaatgattctgaaatctcagacatatatataaaaaaagactcATCAGGACTCTCAAATGTTTCAAATTTAACGTTGGGCAGCAAACAAAAGAAGATTTCTTAGTGtatataatgtttatttattagcGTTCATATTTTTCACAACTGGGACACAGATTAACAAACTTTCTATGAATACAGTCAGTTGCATGTGGTGATAATATTCAGGTTATAAGACACATCTTAACATGATCAATGAGAGAGTTTCATTCATCAATACTCCAAAGATTACAGCAAAGCAAGTTACATACAGAGATATTATAACACAGTCCAATGTTATGTTACGTGTAGCTCTCTCACTCAACTATGTTTCATGATTTTCATAAATACCCAATTTATGTATCAGACTGGTGAGAGCTGCTAAATGTATAATTTGGGATGTTTTACAATAATTAACACACCTTGAAAATGATTCTGGCTAAACTGCAGAGAGGAGGTTCGTTTATTAATTGAAACTATAGTGTTATTGAGCATTAATTTTCCCATGCAGTTAACTTTAACTGTAACTAAAGATCTTATTCAATATAAACATCAGCATGAAAAACACCTTCAAACACGGATTTAACATTCagaaacagttttaatgtctaaCCCTTGTGGCTCGTATCGTTTTGAATCACCTCATAttcaagaaacacaaacatgagaaaccTTCAAGATCTTAATACTCCGGGTTGTTGTAGTGTTTTTAGAAACCCATGTTGAACCTGCAGGTCAGGATACTCACACCTGGACCACAGAAACGTGATCCAGTTATTTCCTCATAACCTCTTCCCAGAGGCAGCTACGTGACCAGAGACCCGTCCTGAGGCCCGGTCCGTTTGTAATCATTCaccacattaacaatacaaatatTAACAGCAGCAATACATTTATAGGCCCACATCAAAACACTCTACCAGCTGAAATACATGTAATAAACCCCTATAAACAAATCAGCAGGGTGCTACATATGTTATTGTTTCTCCAGCTatttatgtgatttattttgtgtttgtaactCTGAAGACATTCAGCCACACCTGGGAAACTAAAGCTGATCACGTCAGGAGGTCAAAGTGAAATTACACGTCTTTACTTAATATTTGGATAAAAACTTGGTGAACAACGTCTGCTGtaattattcatgttgactGAAGTCAAACCTTACTGTCTACCATGCTGTGATTAGTGGCTCACTTttactttaactttattttgctCAAGTTTTCTAAATCTGTTTGTTATCAAACTTTCTATGTACAGATTTCTTGAGGTGATGCAACACCTACATTTCTGGCTCTGGCAGGTTTTCCAGAAACTCCTCTACTTCTCTCCTCATCTGGTGCCACTTTTTGTCTCTGATCTTCTCCAGAATTGTGACGCTGTTCTGACGAAAGTAGCATTGTAACGGTATCTCTGCTGCCCTCATGTGATATTGTGCTGAGCTGCCGCTATCGTTCTGTACAAAGTATAGATATTTTGCGTATCTGTTGTaaaccagctgtttgtctgcaggatcCAGATCACTCCATAGCAGCTCCTGGTAAATCTGCTCAGCTTTATCCAGGCTGTGATTTGACTTAGCGTATATGTTTGCGAGGTCTATTTTCTTAACAAGACAAGACTGAGGGTAAAGAGAAACCACCTCCTCATGCAGACTGATCGCTTTTTCTATCATGCTTTTGTCTGGCTGACTGCCTTTACCAGAATAAATCTTCACTCTGTAGCAGAGTGCAACACATCTCTTCAGAAAACGCACATCTGGATGACGTCTCAgagcctcctctgcctcctgaaTGGCCTCATCTACAGATACATAGTGAATGTAAACCCATAGTAATGCTTTCAAACCGCTGTAGCTGCTGACTGGATTCTTCAGAATCTTTTCGGTTAACTCTTGAGCTTCATCTTcaactctttctttcttcatgtttttagcATTCTGCTGAAGGTAGTAAGCAGCGAGGTACAAGTTCTCTGGATCTTCTTCCTTTGCGATTCTCATTTTCTCCAACATGTCAGCATCCAGTCCTGTCTTGGTTTTCCCAGCAGTTTCTGCTAACAATAAGACGTGGCTGGTTTTCCACTCCACCATGTCTGGCTGCATCCTGATGGCTCTCTGGAAGTAATCTGCAGCCAGCTGCTTCTTGTCTGTGCTGAACTTCATCAGGGTCCAGGCTTTCTCAGCGTAGATCTCTGGATGGAGCTCGTCCTGGGATGGAGATGGGTATTTATTCATCAGGGCGTCGACCTTTGACAGGTAAGCCTGACTCTCTGCTTGTTCTCCCAGGTGGTGGTGCAGCCAAGCCAGGTTCCCGTAGTTCACCACTAACCAGGGACCCTCATCTGAGTCAGCTCTTCTTGTCTGGCAGAAGGCCTCTGCAGCCTTGTTGAACAAACTCTGGGCATCTTGGGTGAACCCCAGCTTGTATTGAACGTACCCCCGCAGGTTGTAAATGTGACCCAGCCAGCTGTTTCCCTCCTCGGTGCCGATGTCCTCCAGCTGGTACCTGAGACGGCAGAGATTGGACCTGCTGGGGTCCAGATCCCAGGTGAAGTGGCACTGCAGGGCCTCCAGTTTGGACTCCAGTGAGGTTTGACTGATGGAGAATAAAAATACAGATCATCAGTCAGCTTCAACAACAGACTGAAGGATGCTATGTGTGGAGAAACTCTGTTCATCTCATGTGGAGGAAGAATAAAAAACTGGATACAAATATTGAAAGGAGACATTTATCTCAGGACATGAACAACTTAACATGTGTCTCAGATTATAGGTTGATATCTCAACATGTTCATATGTTACTGTTTAAAAAACCTACTTTGATCAGAAAATGATTGTAGTTATGAATATCATGACTTTCAAACTGTTATTTAAGTTGTagtctgtaacaattttttGTTGCGATGTGACAGTAGAATATGATacatgtcagctgtctgtggctccacctggtggctgtaatttgatctGCAAGAATCCATCGCTCCCTGAAGTAATAAGAAgcctgacaaagaaaagcagtgtaaacagaaagaattggaccgagccagatagaaaactaggataaatatcggagtcatttcagaggtggaggagctgcaggatctGTAAACTTGATATATGTTTCactctatgttttaaccacatgGCTGAGATggcggcggttacagtaatacttgcAATAGCGAATATCGCTGTACGATGGTGCAGttgagctacgtagcttgttggtaaatctagcttgttagcttgtatgctaactcctgTGTTTAGATTTGTATTTATGGCTACTttttagcaaaagtgtctttaagtGAGCGGGTAGTTATAataacattagtttgtgttcaggacgctctgaagtggttgaattggtttagagaaataaaggtactcatgcttcagataggcagcatggtgatgatgatcacCTGAATGATCAGCTGGTAACTCGTCTACAGCCATGTGAGTTATACTGTTTGTTACTCTGaatatctacagtgatctgcatgaggcactcgtcattgtaatttagttgttgatcagaaatagaacaatcagggcttattttgttgttgttattttcaatGCCCCCGTCTTGTTATCTGGCGTTCTCTGTTACACACCTGCTCATGCATGGCaggctcctcctctgtgggaggggcttagaaggcagagctgcagcatcagagaggaagaaggactgaCCTAGGAGCTGTAttattcaaatattctggctaTTTCCTTCagaactccagactgcagctttaatgttgTCTAATGGTTGCTGTTAGGTTTAACATCACACCCTGCAATGTAACGTAGCATAATGTCATATAGCATAAAGTGGCGTTACGTATGTAACGCAACTTACAAAATGTAACATCATGTCACATTTGTTTATACTGTTAATATTATAGTCACTGTCTGTTTATTGTTATTGCATGTATCTTAGTCACCAAGACGAATTCCTTGTTGGTGTAAAACACTTCTTGGTAATAAACTTGTTtttgatttctgattctggTATGAAAATGATAAAACGAGGTACAAAACTTCACCTAACTTAACGTCACGTAGTGTCACACAATCTAATGAAACGTCACCTCACAGAACATAAAGTAACAACATGTAGCATGTTACTTTAGCATGTGTTGTGATTTTGATATGAACACTTCTGTGGACGGACAATGAAAATATTATTACAATTACATATTAACATAAACTTAACAGTCAACAAGAAACACTTTATATGTGAAAACAGGAATGATGTCTGCAGAATTATATAACATTGggtataaacaataaaaaaaacatacatattattgttaatgttgtttttaagagTCACATTAACTAATTACaatgagaacaaaaacaacaggacCTCAgcacagaaaagaaagagtcaataacaaaatgaaaacatcatcATTGATCTATTGGATCCATAATAttaatgtttctgtctctggaACATTAAATACGTCATAATCATACTGACTATTTTCTCCTCCTGTGATATGAAACTCACCTCATCGTTCAGCTGTTTCCTCGACAGAAGCTCTCTGATCAAACTCTCGATGCTGCTTCTGCTTCACAGTTTCAGTGACGTCCAACTTCTGCTtggctgtaaaatgatgtgATGCCGTCGAGCTGCAGCTACATTAAAAGGTCcaaggttcatttatttgtcattttataacAGAGGAACTGGAACTTATAAGTGTTTACACGTACACAGAGAATATGTAGCCTGCAGTTAGagtattgtaaatgtaaatccGGTCATCatgtcctcctcctgatgatataaagtcaggtgaagtaacAATATGTGGCCTACAGTTAGAGCATTGTCAGTGTGATATGAGTACATTAAAGGAAACGTTCAGCCAAAAAAGTCAActcagtcatcctctcctccctgaaTAAAGGgtgtcagaaaagttgagatcCATACACTCCTGccacacacaaatacaagtaTAATGGACATTATACGTACTCCCcaaattattctgaaatatatcaaaGCATTGTATTAAATATGTGATGATTCTGTCATGATTACAATGGAAATATAAGTATTAACTTTGCCGTAATGAGAACAGTTAAAGAATGTGTAGTGTTTAGCCGTGATTTAAATGgatgtattgaagtttagaaGCTTAATGAAGGAAATGTTAAATCAGTATAGAAGCTTAGCTGAGACCAAGAGGAAGTGTTTCAAGACTGTTCGGTTGACAAGAGGAAGTATCACACCTCAGTCACTGTCAAAGGactgtcagtcactgtcacaGAATCGTTAGCCGTCATTACAGGAT from Sparus aurata chromosome 11, fSpaAur1.1, whole genome shotgun sequence includes the following:
- the LOC115591651 gene encoding interferon-induced protein with tetratricopeptide repeats 2-like, translating into MSQTSLESKLEALQCHFTWDLDPSRSNLCRLRYQLEDIGTEEGNSWLGHIYNLRGYVQYKLGFTQDAQSLFNKAAEAFCQTRRADSDEGPWLVVNYGNLAWLHHHLGEQAESQAYLSKVDALMNKYPSPSQDELHPEIYAEKAWTLMKFSTDKKQLAADYFQRAIRMQPDMVEWKTSHVLLLAETAGKTKTGLDADMLEKMRIAKEEDPENLYLAAYYLQQNAKNMKKERVEDEAQELTEKILKNPVSSYSGLKALLWVYIHYVSVDEAIQEAEEALRRHPDVRFLKRCVALCYRVKIYSGKGSQPDKSMIEKAISLHEEVVSLYPQSCLVKKIDLANIYAKSNHSLDKAEQIYQELLWSDLDPADKQLVYNRYAKYLYFVQNDSGSSAQYHMRAAEIPLQCYFRQNSVTILEKIRDKKWHQMRREVEEFLENLPEPEM